The following DNA comes from Limnobacter sp. SAORIC-580.
CCTGAGCCAGCACCTGCACCGACCCCAGTGATTACAAAAGTAAGCCTGGAAGCTGACGCTTACTTCGACTTCGACAAGGCCACACTGAAGCAAGGCGGCAAGGACCGCATTGATTCCGAAATCGCCAAGTTGGGTCAGGTTGACCTGAACAGCGTAATTGCAATCGGCCACACCGACTCCATCGGTTCCGACGCTTACAACCAGAAGCTGTCCGAGCGTCGTGCTCAGGCTGTGAAGGACTACATGGTAAGCAAAGGCGTAGCAGCTGACCGTATTCAGATCAAGGGCATGGGCGAAAGCCAGCCAGTGGCTGACAACAAGACCAAAGAAGGTCGTGCCAAGAACCGTCGCGTTGAAATTGAATTCAACGCAACACAGAAAGTTGTGAAGTAATTCCCAACCTCTGGTTCTGATCAAAAAAGCCCGGCCTAGCCGGGCTTTTTTGTTTCCGCCTTCGGTTAAACTACTGGCTGTTGAATACGCACCACGAGCGTTTACCAAGGAAGATGAGCATGAGCAGTATCGAATCCAACAACGTAGACCATGCAGAACTGGCTAAATTTTCAGCCCTTGCCAGCAAATGGTGGGACCCGAACAGTGAATTCCGGCCATTGCACGAAATCAACCCCCTCCGATTGAACTGGATCGACGAACGCGTCGGCCTGAAAGGCAAACGAGTGTTGGATGTGGGCTGCGGTGGTGGCATTCTGGCTGAAAGCATGGCTCGCCGCGGCGCAGATGTTTTGGGCATTGACCTGGCAGACAAAT
Coding sequences within:
- the ompA gene encoding outer membrane protein OmpA; protein product: MKKMSTLTQVLMAMAIGTASTAAMAHTTDKGEGLSGYVVDGSGKVVKDGSGECIRTSYFTAALAIQECDPDLIPKKPAPAPVAAPAPAPEPAPAPTPVITKVSLEADAYFDFDKATLKQGGKDRIDSEIAKLGQVDLNSVIAIGHTDSIGSDAYNQKLSERRAQAVKDYMVSKGVAADRIQIKGMGESQPVADNKTKEGRAKNRRVEIEFNATQKVVK